The sequence TCACAGGATGCAATCGCACTGTCAGGAATTCCGTTGGATGGATACGATGGACGGGACGAATGGGACGATGTATTATTCGCATCAGAGCGCCTCCTAGAGATCCTcaggtaaataaaaattctcttATGAACAATtgtgaattaaatattttgcatttattatattttttcttgctTTCTGTAAATCAAATTTTCGCTCTGTATAAAGAGTAAgtaaatcgaataaaaatcaCGATAAACGAAGCAAAATTCGTTAGTTTCATCAAAACGAGAAGATTAGTCAAATTTCTGGTAATGAAATCTCATAGAAACGCTATACACAATCTTCACCGACATCTTTTCCAGTCGAAgcatattaataaaatttaatattccttCCTAGAAAAATCAAACAGCTctttagaaaatgaaaatccACGCTATTAGGCATCGAAtacataaatatctttttatacagaatttcatttcgtaaTAATGTTCTGAAAACGCTATAAAGATGTCCTGTAACAAAATTTGGCCCGACGCAGGTGATCGAGTTAAAAGTTAGGAGGTTGCAAGTTGGTTTCCTGAAAGAAACCAGATGCGAAGGCGCTTACGTTCAATTCTCTGATGGCAGCGAGGATCTTGAGGATGAAACAGGACGTTACTGCGGCTATGTGAGTGGCAACACAACCAGGtagaatatatttcaatttgatATTAGCTATTGTATAGTTACTGTCAATTATATTACTATTgcaaagaattttatatacagatatgtcataaacaaaaatatcggCACAGGCCAGATTTTCCTATAAAATTCTATGTAAATCTGCAAAATACACGAGTTTTCAACCAATTTCTTTGTAAAATATCTATAACTTTCGAATTCTGAAGTTTAAGTACTTCATGATTTATTGTCGTTGGACTCTATGACAAAAGTACAGAATAGAGCAGTAAAATAGAACATAAGATTTTATCTCAATTACTGTTGAATTGACCTAAGAATCGATTCTGGGACATTTTTTGGGCCGTgggtaaaaaaagaaaggtaacggttctataaattttaatagaattatattcattttgtaATAAAGGTTATCGTAACTGTTTTCAGTTCTTTCTTACGATgcactttgattttaaattcagttattatattttatgaagaAAACTGATTGCACAAATACCTTTGTTCATCACTCTACATTATACAGATCATTATAAGATCGTTATGCAAAGAGTTTCTCTTATATCGTCAATCGGTTGTTACTATATTTCACATAATTATACTGACAGATTTACGTAATTGCTTTATCGATAGGTATACTTTGCATACATAATTTCctatgaattttattccattttttaTCCTATTGTACCTACTCAAATCTGAATAATCAGATATCAAAGAAATTTGCATTCGTAAATATACAGAACTTAGCAATtactaaaataaatcattatcAGAGTACGAAATGTTTGTACGATAAAATACGAGTGTACTAAATATGGAGATAAAAGGGAGGAGTGATTGGTGGGATcgttaatgaaaaataattaaccgGTTGGAATAGTATTCACAGCAAGTTGTAAACCAAATGTGTGTAAGTACCTCTGGTAGataatggattaaacagatgCCTGTTGGTTGAAATGTAGCGATTCCAAGCCGCTTATAAACGCGGCATTTAATGTTTGTAAATATACCCCATTTCGATATATCCGATAATTTTGGTTTgctttaatttcaattttctggCTTCCGAGTCTCTTTTGTAATCCTTATTAACACGTTTCTGCGTTACGAATCATTTTAATACAGTTATTTAATCATTCTCTAATTTATCGAATGTACAAGCGAAATATGTTATTTAGTTTGAAAGATAATTTGCCATAATAATAACAACGCATCATTAAATTTTACTTCGATATTCAATTACGATAATTAGGAAAATGGAGAGTTacatttgttatatttataatgtatTCTAGAATTTAATTGATTACCAATTGACCCATTACCAGACAGATAGTTGCTACTTTGATGTACGAGTCTACCGATCTTGAAAACTCATATTTTACCTCATTACGTATCTTATTGACCTTCTTATTCCAGCTATATTTTATGCTAATTATAATAGCAGAGAAATTAACATTGTTACTAACTTGTGGTTGTAACTATTGCGTGTATTATATATGGTAACGTTTCATAGATAGCGACAGCTTCCATAgcgataaattatatttatttatactacAAAAGTgttgaatgaaaaattagaTCTTTCCGTTTCAATATATCGTTACAAACGTAAACCAATTGACTGAATACGTAACAAAATATTCTTGAATGATTTATCAATAATTACTCATATGTATTGAAAATCTTCCCAAAATCTTGgaatacataataaaattgaaagataCATACACGCGGCAGACATTAAAATCAACAAAGGAGCTACTATCCacttttcaaatttccaacatttttaacattacaACGAATTCTTGGGTATGTTAAACGAAAGTTTCGAACCTCTATATTTCATCCACTTCGTATTAGATACCGTTAAACGTAGAAATACCAGCGAATCCATTACGTTTTAGTTCGTTATGTCGCAAAAACGTAATCTAGCCAGACCTTACCTATTCGGCTATACCCTTTTAATTATCCCGCAGGCTGTTCCTGCGAAAGGGACCGAATTTAACGATCATAATGGACTCGGACGTAAAGTTCGCCGCCGAAAATCCGGTGATCTTCTCCGCCCAGTTTTCCATACTACCTGCCCAGCTGGCCGCCGAACGGCATCGTGGATTCTCCCCGTCCTCTTCGACAGAGTGCCCATTGGAGTGCGCCGTGAGGAATGATCGAAGGTCCTGCAGGCTCGCATCCCCGGGTTATCCGGGCGTGTATCCACGTGGTATCAAATGTAGGATTGCTCTGGAGTCGAGCGCGGGTCGCTTTAAAATCGGCGGACAACCGGACGACCTTTTCGACCTGATGAACCGTACGTCGCAGGACGGTTGCCAGACGGAGAACTGCGAACAGCACGTTGAGATCGTGGCGGAAGTGACGAAGACGAGGGTCGCCAGATCGAAAGACGGACGATCTCTAACGGAAGAGGTTCCGGTTGAAAGGCGAGCGAGAAGGAGCCCGGATCACGACGAGGAAGTGGAATTTATCATTGGGCAAACGTCGCACAAGACCAGGAGAGGCAGAAATAATCGAAGAAGACTTAAGAAAGCCAAAAAGGAAGCGGACGGATCAAAGGGTCCGCGCGGCAATTCCCATGGAAAAGCAGCGAACGGGGATATCCGGAGAAATATCGGCCGTCCAAAAGAGATCACTGAACAGTCTTCAGCAGACGCGTTCCACGGCTCGAGGAGCAGCTTCAGGCATTCCGGTGGCTATCGCGATCAAGGAATCCGGCTAGAATCTATCCAGAAGAGACTTCGTCACCCGCAGCGCGTCCATAAGAAGTCCATGGATTCGATAAGCTCAAAAAAGAATTTCGATCATGATCTAAGAGATATATCGGACGCGAGGATTCTACCCGACGGGTTGGGACACGAGATTGCAAGGAAAGGCTTGAGCCAGGAAAAGATCACCGCGTTACAGGTGAGTTATCCCCGGAAATTTATTTCGGACGACACCTTCGGACGCTATCTCGATCGTTTCGATCAGGTTGCCTAGCGTTTGATTGATTGCCGTGTTATTCGACAACGATAACGGGGGAAAAAAAAATCTCGTGTAAATACTAATAAGCAAGGAAAGATGTGTAGATATGTATTGATCGCGGTGTATATTGTCGTTCTATTCTATGATACATATAGAGGTTATCTGATTTTAGTTGAACTTATAAGGTTTACCGCTTGGCAATCTGATAACCGAACTTACAAGGTGCTTCAGTTAGCAATCGGATAGACGAGTTGAACTTATAAGGAGTTCCGTTTACCATAACATGTTCAAAGTGTGAATCGATATATTTGAACGAATAAATTGCTTAACTTATAAGGAACGAATATTATGGTTATAAAAATCGctcttaaaatttaaaaattattcattcttttCTCACCGAGACATAATAGAGAAAGAATAAAacgaaacaataaatttttatttgaattaaaatgattattaataaaacgagtattacttttcattttttagataacgtattaagcaacatgtttattttacaaactctatttaCAAGCATCAcgtataaattacaaatacacgatttaattatattgagaagagaattgaattaattaatttgatcGGTTTACTCGAAATTAAGCAATCGATGTATCTACTGCctctttttaaataactttCATCTTCAAGCAATTCCCGATTCTTTCAATAATTATTGCTCACGTAATTTTCGTCTTCCCCCGACTATTCTCATTCACTGGAAACCAACAACGATAAATATCCCTCGAACCCCGATAAATACTTATCGATCATTCTGTTGGTGTGAAATAGAGGTTGCAATTGGAGAAATTATTTTGCAAGTAGATACCGGTGCGCTTTAATTTCGCTGCAAGGATACAACAGTAACTACCAAACTCTTGCTAAACAGTTCGCGCGAAGTTTCCTTTTGCGGACCAAGTTGATTAAACGTTTCGCTTCGCGTCTAGCGCAAGGAATAGATACAACGCGTGAATCTAGTTAGACGATCTAACGTAACGTAGAGATGAAACGAAATAATCGAATTACATTTCTTCGCCCAATAAGGTTCCCGACTACAGATACGCAAAGAAGAGTCGAATACCAGAAAAATTAGCAAGCACCAGTTGCGTGGGCGATTATCTGGCGTTGCTGGAGAACGTGGACGGAAAGatctttgaaattttcaagttCTGCGGAGAGGGTCACGTTCCACGGATCCTTTCGAAAGGAAGGAGCATTATCGTGGAGTTCTTTGCGGAACAGGACGGCACTATAATGCACGACGGGTTCCAGTTGTCGTTTCAGGAAACGGAAGAGGCGCCCGGCGTGAAACACGATCGAAATTGCGAGTTCGTTTACAAAAGTACGGAACGAACCAGGGAAAATATCAAGTCGTTGCAGAGCTGGTATCCGCCGAATACTTTGTGCAGTTACAAATTTATGGGCAGATCGTCGGAAAAGATCTCCGTTCATATGAAGATAATCAGGAACGAGCCGGACCAGGAATACGCTTCGCAGAAACGGAACTTCAGCCTGAATTACTGCTCCGGAAACGAGATTGCGGTTTACAATGGGATCGAGGTGAGTAACCGTCGAGCCAACGTAAGAAATTAACGGCTTGTGTGGTAAACATAATAGCTTCCCTGTTGCTTGTCTTATTGTGCTATTCGAAATTGTTCTTAAATGGTCCTCGTTCTTTTAAAAACGTCAATAAATTACGTAGGTACAGGGTCTAATTTCGTTGCACCTACCgtaagaaatttttcattcactTTCGAttcaaattgaatttaaaCATTGTGAACATATTAcgttcttttttaaattttattatatcgttttaatgttcatatttatcgtattttcTATTCTATGAGTGTAAGAATTGCTTCTTATAATTCAAACAAACAATCGAAGGGTTGGGGTAAATATGggaaaaatttttccattttataacACACTTTGTTTACGAGAATTGAGATAGCATAAATTGTAACGATTATAATGTTCGAAAAATCATCTTCATAAGATAACATTAAAGATTTAATATGCTGATTAAAAAGGGTATGTATAGGGTATGACCATTCTATTACTGGAACAAACGCggataaaaatgattaatattttattaatcgcTCCTTTTTATGATGTCTAAgtaagatataaattttatgaacACTGCCTTTATGAACAATTTAATTGAATGCAGTTCCTTCCTTAGTGGACTAAAACTCAATTAAAactcaattttttcaataaagcTATTTTGTAACATTCACTGTTTTCTCCTTTTGCTCTTCAATTTAGATAGTCGAAGTTATCGAGATAGTCGAATAATAAAGAGTTattataattgttaaaaataaccacaagttttcatatatttaagtGAAACTAATCCCTAAAAATGTTTTGGAAAACTATGAAATAAACTACGAACATTTTTTGTGTATTTTAACATGCTGACTGCAGACGAATATTGCATCTTTtacttataacgttaacgtgTTGTGGTTTGCTTAAAAGTTTCAACGCTCGAGTGCttctatatagaatatttaatactttAATATTATCACCGCAATATTAAAAGCCGTTGAAAATTTTACAGATATgtagttatttatttaattacaacgATTCAATTACGTTCGTCGTCCTTAGAGCGTCACTGACTTATCTAATAGCGTGACCCGCATATTAATCAACGTGTTAAACAACATATGACTATCATTAACAAGAGTtgcatatataaattttttaatattactttTATGCTATGGTCTGACTTTTTTCAACAACAAAACCACTACATCTGTTTCTATTGCCTCGCATTAATTTGATTCGCATCTTttacaaagatattttattaaatttactcaAACTTTTGTATTGCAAGGAACATTTGCATCTTTCGAGACTGTTCTCTTCCTCGTTTCGTTTATACTATTTCATTTCCATCCTACAGCGAACTTTTTCATCCTGCAATTCCTGTTATGCTAATTATAAATCTCTTCGTcatgataaaaaaaaacacgaaTATATTGAACTTCCAGGTGAACAACAGCGTCTTGATGTGGTCTTACTGCGATGTGTCCCACCAGGATATTAATAACATTCAAGTTCCTCTCACCTCCAGCGGAAATGAATTgttaatacaatattatagCGCGAAGGGCTCGTACGATGGGCAAGAATTCACTTACACGATATCCTACAGGTTCATAAAGAAATCGCAGAATTCTACCACTAGACGTCAAGTCCAGGACGATTTCAAGCTGATCTCTCTCAGGCCGGTAAACTTTTCAGCGTTGAACTTCAACGAGAGTGAGAATTGCAACTGCGATTTCGGCGACAGAATCGGCAGCTTTAAAAACTGGTTTATGGTACTCGTTGTCTTAGGAATAGTCTCGTTTCTCGGTGCCATCCTCACTATAATAGCTCTCCTTGCCAAATGCATCAAAATGCGATCGATGGAGAAGAAACTGCTGCAGACTCCGAAACTATAAGCccaataaaattttgtacgatTTTCTATCTGTTCGAATAAAACGATTTTTTTTACAAGCGAAAATAGATTTAGATCTACGCATATGCTCATTTGATCCACATTTGGACATCtacatttatttatcgattGTTGCAATGTGATTAAAATTTGGCCGGATGTAATGATCTTCAAATCTTTACAACTCGAATCAAAATTGAATTTGGAATTGAAGAATTTGGAATTGAAATAGATATCGCAGATATTTCTCTTGATATAACTTAATCTATACGTTGCATTATTTTTGTCAGAGGAGTTTCTTCTTAAgttactattttttaataaaaatatttctatcttgatttatattcaaattatatctAACGACAGTTCTTGATATTCACGTTTCTCGTTCTTTTCCTGTAATTTTAGTCAACTTTGCATTCACCgaacaaattttcattcaagataggttttattaaaaatagatgaaaatgtatatacaaCAATCCatgaaaaggaagaaatataaTGGCAGCACAAGATACAAAAACAACTACTACTTTTGTAACTTTGTTCTATACTTGTCACATTCTCATCTTCGttcgttaattttttctttaatttccaCTTTCGATATCAAGAGAAATTATGTctcaaaaaatataattttatttcatgcTCTATAATTAAACCTGAAAATATAACTAGTCGCATAATTAAGAACAAATCGTATGATGTTAAAGCAATCGAGCATCTTGTTCGAATCAAAAAATATCGCCTAAAAGGTCAAGGTCTCACCGAGATTTGAACTCGGATCGCTGGATTCAGAGTCCAGAGTGCTAGCCGTTACACCATGAGACCTTGAGAATTTTTTTACAGAAATTAGAATAGTATGCATGTGTAAGTAAGTGCATACTTTACACGTTTTTATAATGAATTAACATCGAGAAATATAAATGACAATTGTGATCGACGCAATGGCCAAGTCGATCAAGCATAAAATTCCATCAAACTGCGAACATGTAAATACGGATGATCCTCGACATACATATCTAATTAGAAAAACATAAGAAAATCAAATTGTTGACGTGGAAATGAGagaaaacgaacgaaagaGCGTGCGAAgtagatataaatacatacgataaaaattatcatACTTTGATAGGAGATCTAAGGAAATATCATCGCTTGAGGAGAAagctttaaaaaattttttttactgATAACAATAAGGACTAATTATACGGTCGTTGCGGACGCTAATATATACCGTTATAAGTGTTATTTTGCATAAAAGAATAAACGTCGCTTCTGTACAATATGATAATTAATCAAGGGGAACGTGTAAAGTCCATGTAATATAAAGCATTCTTCGTTGAATAAATTGCTGTATTATAAACACTTCCTATATCATCAAATGCTATTGATTCTCATTGTTGGATCTGAAGTCAAATATAGAGAGGTTTCTTCGTGCATAAATTACGATTATTCGGTGCTCGATTCAAACCTTGAATATTCAGATCTCAGTTGAATGAATGAAAATTGCTTAGGACGTATTAGTAAGTTGTCCTAAGCAATTAGCAAACATGAAAGAATTAGCGTCAATTGTACATAATAATTTACCATAATGGAATGAGAGGACAGACATATTTCTGTGTTGCAATGAAAGTTGAAGCTGTAGAAAGATATTGTTATGTAAGCAAATCTCAAAGCAAAAATAcgcaaagaaagaaaaaatgcaaaaattaaCAAATCGTACAGACTAGTAAAATCAGAACATTGAATCCTAATTCTACTCTCAGCGGCATACCAGAATCAAAGATATCAAAGAGTACGTTTTTATTGTTGCGATCGTGAGCAATTCAAGTAATTTCGCGAGCAAActttaacgatataatgtgGACAGAATGGAGGTtcaaatcaaaatatttaattataattatatttcaagcGACAAAGAGTTATGAGAAAATCATAAGTAGATGTGCTTGGAAACGGGATGAAATACGTGTGAACGAAACACTTGGGGGCGTAATATCGTCCGACATAAACTATCGCCCAGCTTATTGCATCTTGTGATGAAATTGCAATGTTACATATAAAGAGGAAAGATAATCACAAAACAATATCACATAAGAGATTAGCTAAGTATCCACTTGAGAGGAGTAATCTCTTAAGTTATCTGTATTCATAATTTTtgcaattcacaatttataatacataaaataaatgaactaCATCGTTaacaaatatgaaaattaaaaaatttcttaggCAGACTTAAGATTTAAGAAGACAAAAATGATCGCTAATCATATGTAAAATGTTTTGCTAAATGTAAAACAAGATTTCCTCGTTGTTCTTAACATagattatatttcattttttatcacttacgaattatttaaattaattaactaaTGAAATAGTACAGCTAT is a genomic window of Bombus huntii isolate Logan2020A chromosome 1, iyBomHunt1.1, whole genome shotgun sequence containing:
- the LOC126870925 gene encoding uncharacterized protein LOC126870925, with product MRWDAALYLLSLLLFSLANLCWALVETRGCNRTVRNSVGWIRWTGRMGRCIIRIRAPPRDPQVIELKVRRLQVGFLKETRCEGAYVQFSDGSEDLEDETGRYCGYVSGNTTRLFLRKGPNLTIIMDSDVKFAAENPVIFSAQFSILPAQLAAERHRGFSPSSSTECPLECAVRNDRRSCRLASPGYPGVYPRGIKCRIALESSAGRFKIGGQPDDLFDLMNRTSQDGCQTENCEQHVEIVAEVTKTRVARSKDGRSLTEEVPVERRARRSPDHDEEVEFIIGQTSHKTRRGRNNRRRLKKAKKEADGSKGPRGNSHGKAANGDIRRNIGRPKEITEQSSADAFHGSRSSFRHSGGYRDQGIRLESIQKRLRHPQRVHKKSMDSISSKKNFDHDLRDISDARILPDGLGHEIARKGLSQEKITALQVPDYRYAKKSRIPEKLASTSCVGDYLALLENVDGKIFEIFKFCGEGHVPRILSKGRSIIVEFFAEQDGTIMHDGFQLSFQETEEAPGVKHDRNCEFVYKSTERTRENIKSLQSWYPPNTLCSYKFMGRSSEKISVHMKIIRNEPDQEYASQKRNFSLNYCSGNEIAVYNGIEVNNSVLMWSYCDVSHQDINNIQVPLTSSGNELLIQYYSAKGSYDGQEFTYTISYRFIKKSQNSTTRRQVQDDFKLISLRPVNFSALNFNESENCNCDFGDRIGSFKNWFMVLVVLGIVSFLGAILTIIALLAKCIKMRSMEKKLLQTPKL